In the genome of Lagopus muta isolate bLagMut1 chromosome 21, bLagMut1 primary, whole genome shotgun sequence, one region contains:
- the CAPZB gene encoding F-actin-capping protein subunit beta isoform X3: MLLCMVLSFQMHLREAIPVGERKRRMFTYQRKISTLENMCFSHSALSTQSKLPLDYLPFYLHAQYFEGGVSSVYLWDLDHGFAGVILIKKAGDGSKKIKGCWDSIHVVEVQEKSSGRTAHYKLTSTVMLWLQTNKTGSGTMNLGGSLTRQMEKDETVSDSSPHIANIGRLVEDMENKIRSTLNEIYFGKTKDIVNGLRSIDAIPDNQKYKQLQRELSQVLTQRQIYIQPDN, encoded by the exons ATGTTGCTCTGCATGGTGCTCAGCTTTCAAATGCATCTTAGAGAAGCCATTCCAGTGGGGGAGCGGAAGAGGAGGATGTTTACTTaccaaaggaaaataagtacTTTAGAGAATATGTGCTTTTCCCACTCAGCTCTCAGCACGCAGTCCAAGCTTCCTCTGGATTATCTCCCTTTTTACCTTCATGCACA GTATTTCGAAGGTGGAGTCTCCTCTGTCTACCTCTGGGATCTGGATCATGGTTTTGCCGGTGTGATCCTCATTAAGAAAGCTGGAGATGGATCAAAGAAGATTAAGGGATGCTGGGATTCCATCCACGTGGTGGAGGTTCAG GAGAAATCCAGCGGTCGTACTGCTCATTACAAGCTGACCTCCACAGTGATGCTGTGGCTGCAGACTAATAAAACTGGTTCTGGTACCATGAACCTTGGCGGGAGCCTTACCAGACAG ATGGAGAAAGATGAGACTGTGAGCGACTCTTCTCCACACATAGCCAATATTGGACGCTTGGTAGAG gacatggaaaacaaaatcagaagtaCACTGAATGagatttattttggaaaaacaaaggaCATCGTGAATGGGCTGAG ATCTATTGATGCAATCCCCGACAACCAAAAGTATAAGCAGTTGCAGAGAGAACTTTCTCAAGTGTTGACCCAGCGCCAGATCTACATCCAGCCTGATAACTAA